A DNA window from Panthera tigris isolate Pti1 chromosome X, P.tigris_Pti1_mat1.1, whole genome shotgun sequence contains the following coding sequences:
- the LOC102963805 gene encoding LOW QUALITY PROTEIN: 39S ribosomal protein L20, mitochondrial (The sequence of the model RefSeq protein was modified relative to this genomic sequence to represent the inferred CDS: inserted 1 base in 1 codon; deleted 2 bases in 1 codon; substituted 1 base at 1 genomic stop codon), which yields MVFVTTQLCLPERYWRVXEVLQLAGHFQGRKNQRYRLVVGAVTRTFVKCKKVRRLKRSMRTLWINRIMPASQEYNLQYPAFIVNLIKCQVEVNXKVLEGLAIYEPKTFKSLTALAIRRQQEGFAAAFGTRNEPEGLFSRVVQYH from the exons ATGGTCTTCGTCACCACACAGCTTTGCCTCCCTGAGAGGTACTGGAGAGTCTAAGAGGTGCTTCAACTCGCAGGGCATTTCCAGGGAAGGAAGAATCAGCGCTACAGACTGGTGGTCGGAGCTGTCACCAGAACTTTTGTGAAATGTAAAAAAGTGCGAAGACTGAAGAGGAGCATGAGGACACTCTGGATTAATAGAATTAtgcctgcatcccaggaatacaaCCTGCAGTAC CCAGCTTTCATTGTCAATTTAATTAAGTGCCAGGTGGAGGTCA GGAAAGTACTTGAAGGTCTTGCCATCTATGAACCAAAGACTTTTAAATCTTTGACTGCTTTGGCCATCAGAAGGCAACAGGAAGGATTTGCTG CTGCCTTTGGCACCAGGAATGAGCCTGAAGgtctattttccagagtggtgcAGTATCACTGA